A portion of the Parasedimentitalea marina genome contains these proteins:
- a CDS encoding NAD(P)/FAD-dependent oxidoreductase yields the protein MRRIYSEYAYGPGPRDKCWWDETISEPAWPILNGSVEAEVAIIGGGFTGISAALHLAQSGVKVAVLEAESPGWGASGRNGGFCCLGGSKLSSVAMRRRFGDLATDTYQAGEIAAVTLVRDLLDRFEIDADTHSRGETQLAHSPRAMQRLRAEAADLARTGNEVDLLEADQLAEQGLNGAFHGALTTPVGFGLNPRKYLFGLSQSAQVAGAQLFQRSGATRITQRDGKHVIATLNGTLRASQVIIATNGYSSEDLPTWLAGRYMPTQSTAMVTRPLSEDELQKQGWFSDQMAYDSRNLLHYFRLMPDRRFLFGMRGGLLSSARSEKAIRSKLRHDFDQMFPAWNGVETTHCWSGMVSLSRNLVPFVGPIPDVKGMFAGLCYHGNGVAMGTYAGRLLSDLVLGQTSDLPFSTAITSMPRFPLGRFRRLLMPPAYAALGLMD from the coding sequence ATGCGGCGTATCTACTCGGAATATGCCTATGGACCGGGCCCGCGTGACAAATGCTGGTGGGACGAAACAATATCCGAACCGGCCTGGCCGATCCTGAACGGGTCCGTTGAGGCGGAAGTGGCGATAATCGGTGGTGGTTTCACGGGCATATCTGCCGCCCTGCATCTGGCGCAGAGCGGCGTGAAAGTCGCCGTTTTAGAGGCCGAATCCCCCGGTTGGGGTGCCTCGGGCCGCAATGGTGGCTTCTGTTGTTTAGGTGGATCAAAACTAAGCAGCGTAGCAATGCGACGACGGTTCGGAGACCTTGCGACTGATACTTATCAGGCCGGGGAAATTGCCGCCGTTACCCTAGTGCGAGATTTGCTCGATAGGTTTGAGATTGATGCAGACACCCATTCGCGCGGAGAGACGCAACTGGCACACTCGCCACGCGCAATGCAACGCCTGCGCGCCGAAGCTGCAGACCTGGCCAGAACCGGCAATGAGGTAGACCTGTTAGAGGCTGATCAATTGGCCGAACAGGGTCTGAACGGAGCCTTTCACGGCGCATTGACCACGCCGGTCGGCTTTGGCTTGAATCCGCGTAAGTATCTGTTTGGCTTATCGCAATCAGCGCAGGTAGCGGGGGCCCAACTTTTTCAGCGCAGCGGGGCGACACGTATAACGCAGCGCGATGGCAAACATGTGATTGCGACCCTTAACGGGACGTTGCGGGCCAGTCAGGTGATCATCGCAACCAATGGGTATTCATCTGAAGATCTGCCGACCTGGTTGGCTGGTCGTTATATGCCGACCCAATCCACAGCCATGGTAACCCGACCTCTCAGCGAAGATGAGTTGCAAAAACAAGGCTGGTTCAGCGATCAAATGGCCTATGACAGCAGAAATCTGCTGCATTATTTTCGTCTGATGCCCGACCGTCGTTTCTTGTTTGGCATGCGCGGAGGGCTTTTGTCCTCGGCCCGATCGGAAAAAGCGATTCGCAGCAAGCTTCGGCATGATTTCGACCAGATGTTTCCCGCATGGAACGGGGTCGAAACAACGCATTGCTGGTCCGGTATGGTAAGCTTATCACGCAATTTGGTGCCCTTTGTCGGACCGATACCCGATGTGAAAGGCATGTTCGCAGGCCTGTGTTACCACGGTAACGGAGTTGCCATGGGGACCTATGCCGGGCGTTTGCTAAGCGATCTGGTACTGGGTCAGACATCCGACTTGCCATTTTCCACAGCTATCACGTCAATGCCACGATTTCCGCTTGGCCGCTTCAGGCGCTTACTGATGCCACCAGCCTATGCCGCGCTTGGGTTGATGGACTGA
- a CDS encoding ABC transporter permease, which produces MNRTSWFNVVSLTLGFAFLYIPMIILIVFSFNESKLVTVWAGFSTKWYGELMQNEAFLNAAWVTIKVAVFSSSIATVLGTMAAYVMVRGGRFRGRTLFSGMIYAPLVMPEVITGLSLLLLFIGIGLDRGVLTIVLAHTTFSMCYVSVVVSSRLVTFDRSLEEAALDLGCSPAQAFRLVTLPIIAPAVISGWLLAFTLSLDDLVIASFTTGPSATTLPIKIFSAVRLGVSPEINALSTIMIAIVTFGVITTSLVSKHQMVRQKREEQEAVRN; this is translated from the coding sequence ATGAACAGAACCAGCTGGTTCAATGTGGTGTCCCTGACATTGGGATTTGCCTTTCTCTATATCCCGATGATCATCCTGATCGTTTTCAGCTTTAACGAAAGCAAACTGGTCACTGTCTGGGCGGGGTTCTCGACCAAGTGGTATGGCGAGCTGATGCAGAACGAGGCCTTTCTGAATGCCGCCTGGGTGACCATCAAAGTCGCGGTATTCTCGTCCTCAATTGCCACCGTACTTGGAACGATGGCCGCCTATGTCATGGTACGCGGAGGCCGTTTCCGGGGGCGCACTCTGTTTTCTGGTATGATCTATGCCCCACTGGTGATGCCCGAAGTGATCACAGGCCTGTCGCTGTTGCTGTTATTCATTGGCATCGGGTTGGACCGCGGCGTGCTGACCATTGTACTGGCTCATACCACTTTTTCGATGTGCTATGTCTCGGTTGTGGTCTCATCGCGGCTGGTTACCTTTGATCGTTCGCTGGAAGAGGCCGCGCTGGATTTGGGTTGCTCCCCCGCACAGGCATTCCGGCTGGTGACCCTGCCGATCATTGCCCCGGCGGTGATTTCCGGTTGGTTATTGGCCTTTACCCTGTCGCTGGATGATCTGGTGATCGCATCCTTTACCACTGGGCCGTCTGCAACCACCCTGCCAATCAAAATCTTCTCGGCGGTCAGACTTGGCGTCAGCCCCGAAATCAACGCGTTGTCGACGATCATGATTGCCATCGTCACCTTCGGAGTGATCACAACATCCCTAGTGAGCAAACATCAGATGGTCCGTCAGAAACGGGAAGAGCAGGAAGCGGTGCGCAACTGA
- a CDS encoding ABC transporter permease subunit — protein sequence MRRFFLIATPYAWLLLLFLVPFAIVVKISLSDTALAIPPYTPKFSWVDGIWAYLSQLDFENFIFLTEDDLYWKAYLSSFKIATISTALTLMVGYPIAYAMARAPSEWRPTLMMLVILPFWTSFLIRVYAWMGILSNEGYLNQLLLWSGIIDTPLTILNTNTAVYIGIVYTYLPFMILPIYSALERLDDSLIEAAEDLGCSRLTGFWLVTIPLSKTGIIAGCFLVFIPALGEFVIPSLLGGSNSLMIGKVLWEEFFSNRDWPVASAVAVILLLLLVIPIVLFQRNQQKQQEAEQ from the coding sequence ATGCGCCGTTTTTTCCTGATCGCCACTCCATATGCCTGGCTGCTGCTGCTGTTTCTGGTGCCTTTCGCCATCGTAGTGAAAATATCACTGTCAGACACCGCGCTGGCAATTCCGCCCTATACGCCCAAATTCAGCTGGGTTGACGGGATTTGGGCCTATCTCAGCCAATTGGATTTTGAGAATTTCATCTTTCTGACTGAAGATGATCTGTACTGGAAGGCCTATCTAAGTTCTTTCAAGATCGCCACGATATCCACGGCTCTGACTTTGATGGTCGGTTATCCAATCGCTTATGCAATGGCCCGCGCCCCATCGGAATGGCGACCAACTTTGATGATGTTGGTCATCTTGCCCTTCTGGACCTCGTTCCTGATCCGAGTCTACGCTTGGATGGGCATTCTGAGCAACGAGGGCTATTTGAACCAACTGTTGCTATGGTCCGGCATTATCGACACGCCGTTGACCATCCTCAACACCAATACCGCTGTCTACATCGGCATTGTCTACACCTATCTGCCCTTCATGATCCTACCCATCTATTCGGCGCTAGAGCGGTTAGATGATTCGCTGATCGAGGCCGCCGAGGACTTGGGCTGTTCACGCCTGACTGGTTTCTGGCTGGTGACAATTCCGTTGTCCAAAACAGGCATCATTGCGGGCTGTTTCCTGGTCTTCATCCCGGCACTTGGCGAATTTGTCATTCCATCCCTTCTGGGGGGCTCGAACTCGCTGATGATCGGCAAAGTCCTGTGGGAGGAGTTTTTCTCAAACCGCGACTGGCCTGTGGCCAGCGCCGTGGCGGTCATTCTGCTGCTCTTGCTGGTGATCCCAATCGTACTGTTCCAGCGCAATCAGCAAAAACAACAGGAGGCAGAGCAATGA
- a CDS encoding ABC transporter ATP-binding protein yields MTTVEFEPWDDPQEKPLIHFQNVTKRFGAFTAIDNLTIDIYEREFYALLGPSGCGKTTLMRMLAGFETPTEGTILLADQDIVSVPPNKRATNMMFQSYALFPHLSIWENIAFGLKREGMPKPDINNRVEEMLRLTRLEKFSNRKPHQISGGQRQRVALARSLAKAPKLLLLDEPLGALDKKLRQETQFELMDIQEKTGTTFVIVTHDQEEAMTVASRVAVMDHGKIIQVATPDRIYETPNSVYVADFIGDVNIIQGTTTANGEDSYAIAWADGRAPLTANSNQPFSDGQECHLAIRPEKVAISTERPENAANAVQGKILDIAYLGNISTYHVELPSGVVVKAQAANTRRISRRSYTWEDTVWLSWTATAGVLLAN; encoded by the coding sequence TTGACAACTGTTGAATTCGAACCCTGGGACGATCCGCAAGAAAAACCGCTGATCCACTTCCAGAACGTCACCAAACGGTTTGGCGCTTTCACCGCCATCGATAATCTGACCATCGACATTTACGAGCGTGAATTCTACGCGCTATTGGGTCCGTCTGGCTGCGGCAAGACCACACTGATGCGTATGCTGGCAGGGTTCGAAACGCCAACTGAAGGCACCATTCTGCTGGCAGATCAGGATATCGTCTCAGTACCGCCGAACAAGCGGGCCACTAATATGATGTTCCAGTCCTATGCGCTGTTCCCGCATCTCTCGATCTGGGAAAACATCGCCTTTGGTTTGAAACGTGAAGGCATGCCCAAGCCCGATATCAACAACCGGGTCGAAGAAATGCTGCGCCTGACACGGCTAGAGAAATTCAGCAATCGCAAGCCTCACCAGATCTCGGGTGGACAACGCCAGCGGGTCGCACTTGCGCGCTCCTTGGCTAAAGCCCCGAAATTGTTGTTGCTCGACGAACCCCTGGGCGCGCTGGACAAGAAGCTGCGCCAGGAAACCCAGTTCGAACTGATGGATATCCAGGAAAAAACGGGCACCACATTTGTAATCGTGACCCACGACCAGGAAGAGGCCATGACAGTGGCTAGCCGGGTGGCGGTAATGGACCATGGCAAGATCATTCAGGTGGCGACGCCAGACCGGATATATGAAACGCCTAATTCCGTCTATGTTGCTGATTTCATTGGTGATGTGAACATCATCCAAGGCACCACAACAGCCAATGGCGAAGACAGTTACGCCATCGCCTGGGCTGATGGACGGGCGCCACTTACAGCCAATTCAAACCAGCCATTCTCGGATGGGCAAGAATGTCATCTGGCGATTCGCCCGGAAAAAGTTGCGATTTCAACCGAGAGGCCCGAAAACGCAGCCAATGCTGTGCAGGGCAAGATCCTGGACATTGCCTATCTCGGCAACATCTCGACGTATCACGTCGAGCTGCCATCCGGTGTGGTGGTTAAGGCACAAGCCGCGAACACCCGACGCATTTCACGACGCAGCTACACCTGGGAAGACACTGTCTGGCTGTCCTGGACCGCCACGGCTGGCGTGTTGTTGGCCAACTGA
- a CDS encoding polyamine ABC transporter substrate-binding protein encodes MTLKTMTLTAILALSSTAAMAEEVRVYNWSDYIDEELLAKFEEETGIKLIYDVFDSNEVLETKMLAGGSGYDVVVPSGTFLQRQIVAGAFQPLDKSKLSNTGNMWDVIEKRTAQYDPDNAHSINYMWGTTGIGINTAKVAEALGDDAPVGSLALVFDPANMEKLAECGVHFLDAPAEIIPAALAYIGENPDSQDPDVIAKVEPVLSAIRPYVQKFHSSEYINALANGDICVAIGWSGDILQARDRADEAENGVEIAYNAPSEGALMWFDQMAIPVDAPNPEAAHKFLNFIMDANNMAAASNYVYYANGNKASQPMLEEDVIGDPAIYPDEATLQNLYTTSPYSIKVQRKVTRLWTKIKSGI; translated from the coding sequence ATGACACTCAAAACAATGACACTCACCGCCATACTTGCGCTGAGCAGTACCGCTGCAATGGCCGAAGAAGTCCGCGTCTACAACTGGTCAGACTACATCGACGAAGAGCTTCTGGCCAAGTTTGAAGAAGAAACCGGCATTAAACTGATCTACGACGTCTTCGACAGTAACGAAGTTCTGGAAACCAAAATGTTGGCCGGCGGATCAGGCTACGATGTTGTGGTGCCTTCAGGAACGTTCCTACAGCGACAGATCGTAGCTGGTGCATTTCAGCCGCTGGACAAATCCAAACTGTCCAACACCGGTAACATGTGGGACGTGATTGAAAAGCGCACAGCCCAATACGACCCGGATAACGCCCATTCGATTAACTACATGTGGGGCACCACTGGCATTGGTATCAACACTGCCAAAGTTGCAGAAGCTCTAGGAGACGACGCTCCGGTCGGATCTCTGGCACTGGTATTCGATCCTGCAAACATGGAAAAACTGGCAGAATGTGGCGTGCATTTTCTGGATGCTCCGGCTGAAATCATTCCGGCCGCTCTGGCCTACATCGGCGAAAACCCTGACAGTCAGGACCCGGATGTCATTGCCAAGGTCGAGCCCGTTTTGTCGGCAATTCGTCCCTATGTGCAAAAGTTCCACAGCTCGGAATACATCAACGCATTGGCCAACGGCGACATTTGCGTAGCGATCGGCTGGTCAGGCGATATTTTGCAGGCCCGTGACCGCGCTGACGAGGCCGAAAATGGTGTCGAAATTGCCTATAACGCCCCCAGCGAAGGCGCACTGATGTGGTTTGACCAAATGGCCATTCCGGTTGACGCTCCAAACCCCGAAGCAGCCCACAAGTTCTTGAATTTCATCATGGACGCGAACAACATGGCCGCCGCATCGAACTATGTCTATTACGCCAATGGCAACAAGGCGAGCCAGCCAATGTTGGAAGAGGACGTGATCGGAGATCCAGCCATCTACCCGGACGAGGCGACACTGCAGAACCTCTACACCACCAGCCCTTACTCGATAAAGGTCCAGCGCAAAGTCACTCGCCTGTGGACCAAAATCAAATCTGGTATTTGA
- a CDS encoding GntR family transcriptional regulator, with protein sequence MGDVITTKNTNHPVPDASTKAPAHETVYQTMREQILFGELAPGQAVTIQGLTESLGVGMTPVREAIRRLISDGALVFQGNRRVSVPMLGSKDLDELIYARKTIECELARRATLRVTTDHIGELARIDDALDRAISAGDVADYLAQNYAFHTTLYQHAYAPILTDLADRLWLRFGPSLRVVCGRFGTQSFPDRHKDILDALQKTDPELAALAMERDVMQGMEQVSQGLVAVS encoded by the coding sequence ATGGGTGACGTGATAACCACTAAAAATACCAACCATCCGGTGCCAGATGCCAGCACCAAGGCCCCAGCGCATGAGACCGTCTATCAAACGATGCGAGAGCAAATATTGTTTGGTGAATTGGCCCCCGGGCAGGCTGTGACAATTCAGGGTCTGACCGAGTCATTGGGTGTGGGCATGACACCAGTACGTGAGGCGATCCGTCGGCTGATCTCGGATGGGGCACTGGTTTTTCAAGGAAACCGCCGGGTCTCTGTTCCAATGCTGGGTTCAAAAGATCTAGATGAGCTGATTTATGCAAGAAAAACAATAGAATGTGAGTTGGCGCGGCGGGCAACTCTGCGTGTGACGACTGACCATATCGGAGAACTTGCGCGCATTGATGACGCCTTGGATCGGGCGATTTCAGCCGGTGATGTGGCTGACTATCTTGCCCAGAACTACGCCTTTCACACCACTCTATACCAACATGCATATGCGCCTATATTGACGGATCTTGCGGACCGGTTGTGGTTGCGGTTTGGTCCGTCCCTGCGGGTGGTCTGTGGTCGTTTTGGTACCCAAAGCTTTCCCGACCGTCACAAGGACATTCTGGACGCACTGCAAAAAACCGATCCGGAATTGGCAGCATTGGCAATGGAGCGGGATGTAATGCAGGGAATGGAGCAGGTCAGCCAAGGATTGGTCGCCGTTAGCTGA
- a CDS encoding aspartate aminotransferase family protein, which yields MSAITNHMPTAELQALDAAHHMHPFTANDELAEKGARIITRARGVHLTDSEGNEIMDAMAGLWCVNIGYGRDELADVAARQMRELPYYNTFFMTTHVPAIALAKKIAELAPGDLNHVFFAGSGSEANDTNIRMVRHYWAQKGKPTKSVIISRHNAYHGSSVGSGSLGGMSAMHEQGGLPIPDIHHIDQPHWWAEGGDMDPETFGLQRAQELEKAILELGEDRVAAFIAEPVQGAGGVIVPPASYWPEIQRICDKYEILLIADEVICGFGRTGEWFGCQTMGIRPDIMTIAKGLSSGYAPIGGSVVSDEVAAVIGSGEFNHGYTYSGHPVAAAVALENLRILEEEGVIPHVRDVAGPYLKEKWEALADHPLVGEARIVGMMGSIALVPNKNSRAPFAEAGTAGFVCRERCFANNLVMRHVGDRMIISPPLVITTDEIDVLIARARLALDECYAELQKRNLLTDG from the coding sequence ATGAGTGCGATTACCAATCATATGCCCACCGCCGAGTTGCAGGCTCTGGACGCGGCGCATCACATGCACCCTTTTACGGCCAACGATGAGTTGGCTGAAAAAGGGGCCCGTATTATCACGCGTGCTCGCGGTGTCCATCTGACCGACAGCGAAGGCAACGAAATCATGGATGCCATGGCGGGTCTTTGGTGCGTCAACATTGGCTATGGCCGTGATGAGCTGGCAGATGTAGCCGCGCGCCAAATGCGCGAACTGCCCTATTACAACACTTTTTTCATGACCACGCATGTACCGGCCATCGCGCTGGCCAAAAAGATCGCTGAACTGGCACCGGGTGATTTGAATCACGTGTTCTTTGCGGGGTCGGGGTCCGAAGCGAACGACACCAATATTCGCATGGTACGCCATTACTGGGCGCAAAAGGGTAAACCGACCAAGTCGGTGATCATCAGCCGCCATAACGCCTATCACGGTTCGTCGGTGGGCAGTGGATCCCTGGGCGGGATGAGCGCAATGCATGAGCAGGGCGGGTTGCCAATTCCCGACATTCACCACATCGACCAGCCGCATTGGTGGGCTGAAGGTGGTGATATGGACCCCGAAACCTTTGGCCTGCAACGTGCGCAAGAACTGGAAAAGGCGATTCTGGAGCTGGGCGAAGACCGGGTTGCTGCCTTTATCGCCGAACCTGTGCAGGGTGCTGGTGGGGTCATTGTGCCGCCTGCCAGTTACTGGCCGGAAATTCAGCGTATCTGCGATAAATACGAAATTCTACTAATCGCGGACGAAGTGATCTGTGGCTTTGGTCGCACCGGCGAATGGTTTGGCTGCCAGACTATGGGCATCCGTCCGGACATCATGACCATCGCCAAGGGGCTTAGCTCGGGCTATGCGCCGATCGGTGGCTCTGTTGTCAGTGATGAAGTTGCAGCGGTTATCGGCAGTGGCGAATTTAATCATGGGTATACATATTCAGGACATCCAGTTGCCGCGGCGGTTGCACTGGAAAACTTGCGTATCCTGGAAGAAGAGGGTGTCATTCCGCATGTGCGTGATGTGGCAGGGCCTTATCTCAAAGAAAAGTGGGAAGCACTGGCAGATCATCCATTGGTGGGAGAGGCCAGGATTGTTGGCATGATGGGATCAATCGCGTTGGTGCCCAACAAAAACAGCCGGGCACCATTTGCTGAGGCAGGCACCGCTGGTTTTGTCTGCCGTGAACGTTGCTTTGCCAACAATCTGGTGATGCGCCATGTTGGTGATCGGATGATTATCTCTCCTCCGCTGGTCATCACCACGGACGAAATTGATGTTCTGATCGCCCGCGCGCGCTTGGCTTTGGATGAATGCTATGCCGAATTGCAAAAGCGAAATCTGCTGACTGACGGTTGA
- a CDS encoding ABC transporter ATP-binding protein, whose amino-acid sequence MADVSNLDAFVEFERVQKSYDGENLVVKDLNLSMPKGEFLTMLGPSGSGKTTCLMMLAGFETATHGDIRLGGTSINNIPPHKRGIGMVFQNYALFPHMTIAENLSFPLEVRKMGKSDREAKVMRALDMVEMGAFGGRRPAQLSGGQQQRIALARALVFEPELVLMDEPLGALDKQLREKMQFEITHLAHRLGITVVYVTHDQTEALTMSDRVAVFDDGRIQQLDPPDRLYEAPQNSFVAQFIGENNTLEGVIKEIKGETALVQLDNGDLIDAKPVNVSKAGERTRVSIRPERVEYNKDRMPEGAHTLKAEVMEFIYMGDIFRTRLRVAGTEDFFVKTRNAPDQVRLKPGQQIEIGWLAEDCHALDA is encoded by the coding sequence TTGGCTGATGTGTCAAACCTTGACGCGTTCGTAGAATTCGAACGTGTTCAAAAAAGTTATGACGGCGAAAATCTCGTTGTCAAAGACCTTAACCTATCCATGCCAAAGGGCGAGTTCCTAACCATGCTCGGGCCCTCAGGATCCGGGAAAACCACTTGTTTGATGATGCTTGCTGGTTTTGAAACCGCAACCCACGGCGATATTCGTTTGGGCGGTACGTCCATCAACAATATCCCGCCGCACAAACGCGGCATCGGCATGGTGTTCCAGAATTACGCGCTGTTTCCACATATGACGATTGCTGAAAACCTCAGCTTTCCGTTGGAAGTGCGCAAGATGGGCAAATCCGATCGCGAAGCAAAAGTGATGCGGGCGCTGGACATGGTGGAGATGGGGGCCTTTGGTGGTCGCCGTCCAGCGCAACTGTCTGGTGGTCAGCAACAGCGGATTGCCTTGGCGCGTGCGCTGGTGTTTGAACCCGAATTGGTGCTGATGGATGAACCGCTGGGCGCGCTGGACAAGCAACTGCGCGAAAAGATGCAGTTCGAAATCACCCACCTTGCGCACCGTTTGGGCATCACCGTTGTTTATGTGACCCACGACCAGACCGAAGCCTTGACCATGTCCGACCGTGTGGCTGTGTTCGATGATGGCCGCATCCAACAGCTGGATCCGCCGGATAGGCTGTACGAAGCGCCGCAGAACAGCTTTGTTGCGCAGTTCATCGGTGAGAACAATACACTGGAAGGTGTCATCAAAGAGATCAAAGGCGAAACAGCGCTGGTCCAGTTGGACAATGGTGATTTGATCGATGCCAAGCCCGTCAATGTGTCCAAGGCCGGCGAACGCACCCGTGTCTCTATCCGTCCTGAACGGGTTGAATACAATAAAGACCGGATGCCCGAAGGTGCCCATACGCTAAAAGCAGAAGTCATGGAGTTCATCTATATGGGCGACATCTTCCGTACCCGTTTGCGGGTAGCTGGCACCGAGGACTTCTTTGTCAAAACGCGTAATGCGCCAGACCAAGTACGCCTGAAACCAGGCCAACAGATTGAAATCGGCTGGTTGGCAGAAGATTGCCACGCACTGGACGCCTGA
- a CDS encoding extracellular solute-binding protein yields the protein MKLTKLSALVASTALCAPMVMAQDMADEMTIVSWGGAYSKSQKNAYHDPYSANTGVKIINDESSAEAVAKLRAMNEAGNVTWDVVDVVAADAMRLCDEGLAMEIDPDTQLAAAPDGTPASEDFGDLLVSECFIPQIVYSTTFGYRTDLVGDTPPTSICAIFDTEAYPGKRSLEKRPINNMEWALLCDGVAKEDVYDVLETDEGQEQALAKLDTIKDDVIWWSAGADTPQLLADGEVVMGSTYNGRLFSVIVEQNQPVAMLWDAQVYDLDGWIIPAGLSPERQARALDYIMFATDTQRLADQAKWISYGPARASSAPLVGKHADLGIDMAPHMPTDPNNAKNTFLYNYEFWADYRDDIDGKFQAWLAK from the coding sequence ATGAAACTCACCAAACTGTCTGCTCTGGTGGCCTCGACTGCGCTGTGCGCACCGATGGTAATGGCCCAGGACATGGCCGACGAAATGACCATCGTTTCCTGGGGTGGCGCATATTCTAAGTCGCAAAAGAACGCCTATCATGACCCCTATAGCGCCAATACCGGCGTAAAGATCATCAACGACGAAAGCTCGGCAGAAGCCGTCGCCAAACTGCGTGCGATGAACGAAGCTGGCAACGTAACTTGGGATGTAGTTGACGTTGTTGCTGCAGATGCAATGCGCCTGTGCGACGAAGGTCTGGCTATGGAGATCGATCCGGACACCCAACTGGCTGCAGCTCCAGACGGAACGCCGGCTTCGGAAGACTTTGGCGACCTGCTGGTTTCTGAGTGTTTCATTCCACAGATCGTTTATTCGACCACCTTTGGCTATCGCACTGATTTGGTAGGTGACACACCACCAACATCTATTTGCGCCATCTTCGACACCGAAGCCTATCCTGGCAAACGGTCGCTGGAAAAACGCCCAATCAACAACATGGAATGGGCATTGCTGTGTGACGGTGTTGCCAAAGAAGACGTCTATGACGTTCTGGAGACCGACGAAGGTCAGGAACAAGCTCTGGCTAAGCTCGACACGATCAAAGACGACGTGATTTGGTGGTCAGCCGGTGCTGATACGCCTCAGTTGCTGGCTGACGGCGAAGTTGTAATGGGTTCGACCTACAACGGCCGTTTGTTCTCGGTTATCGTAGAACAGAACCAGCCCGTTGCAATGCTGTGGGACGCCCAGGTGTATGACCTTGATGGTTGGATTATCCCAGCCGGTCTGAGCCCAGAGCGTCAGGCCCGTGCGCTGGACTATATCATGTTCGCGACCGACACCCAGCGTCTGGCAGACCAGGCCAAGTGGATCTCTTACGGTCCGGCCCGTGCATCTTCGGCTCCACTGGTTGGCAAACACGCCGATCTGGGTATCGACATGGCCCCACACATGCCTACCGACCCCAACAACGCCAAGAACACGTTCCTGTATAACTACGAGTTCTGGGCTGACTACCGCGATGACATCGACGGTAAATTCCAAGCGTGGTTGGCTAAATAA